A single region of the Podospora pseudopauciseta strain CBS 411.78 chromosome 1, whole genome shotgun sequence genome encodes:
- a CDS encoding hypothetical protein (COG:S; EggNog:ENOG503NY81) — MLNRALSIRSQNRSSTGTTTSTPSQHHRKPFSFPSLRSPTFTQPDLSKRLTRLLKSSSSLTSHHESAAKERLSIATQLSEWGEATQDDSISDISDKIGVLLSEIGEQEDNYAHALDDARAALKVIRNTERSVQPTREGKKKIGDEIAKLKSREPQSTKLVVLEQELVRAEAEGLVAEAQLSNVTRQKLKEAYQAEFLATIERADKQIILARHGLRLLELLDDTPVVPGDVKPAYPHAGQARQILNDAEDDLRDWRPSGLLGEEEDSKVSGSGAAVPQVDKGKEVDRGSMTETVVNVGNGTAAAN; from the exons ATGTT GAACCGCGCCCTCTCAATCCGCTCCCAAAACCGCTCCTCCACGggtaccaccacctccaccccatcccaacaccaccgaaaacccttctccttcccctccctccgctcCCCAACCTTCACCCAACCCGACCTCTCCAAACGCCTcacccgcctcctcaaatcctcctcctccctcacctcccaccacGAATCCGCAGCCAAAGAACGCCTCTCCATCGCAACCCAGCTCTCTGAATGGGGTGAGGCAACCCAAGACGACTCCATCTCCGACATCTCGGACAAAATCGGCGTCCTCCTCTCAGAAATAGGCGAGCAAGAAGACAACTACGCCCACGCCCTCGACGACGCGCGCGCAGCGCTAAAGGTGATCAGAAACACCGAACGAAGCGTCCAACCAACaagagagggaaagaagaagatcgGGGATGAGATTGCAAAGTTGAAGAGTAGGGAGCCGCAGTCGACAAaattggtggtgttggagcaGGAGCTTGTCAGGGCTGAGgctgaggggttggttgctgAGGCGCAGTTGAGTAATGTT ACAAGGCAAAAGTTGAAGGAGGCGTACCAGGCCGAGTTTTTGGCTACGATTGAACGGGCGGATAAGCAGATTATTCTTGCGAGGCatgggttgaggttgttggagttgttggatgaTACACCTGTCGTGCCGGGGGATGTCAAACCGGCGTATCCTCATGCTGGGCAGGCGAGGCAGATATTGAatgatgccgaggatgatCTCAGGGATTGGAGGCCTAGTGggctgctgggggaggaggaggatagtaAGGTGTCCGGCTCTGGGGCGGCAGTACCTCAGGTTGACAAGGGAAAGGAGGTGGATAGGGGGAGCATGACGGAGACGGTGGTCAATGTGGGTAAtgggacggcggcggcgaattga
- the CDC54 gene encoding MCM DNA helicase complex subunit (COG:L; EggNog:ENOG503NWYY): protein MSSPSKRSTRSTRSSQAAQSSPAAENSRTPRQTRTSALASSPMVYDSSSPNNAPSSPLRQMSNTQSTAGNNAASSPLRQQTETQSTGDRTPRASGRGLLVGDSSPIRYDESSPGPNLTQQSDLRSESSALFVNERTRPSRSHRGDINPDVIRTPRMPRRIILDDAGRVVRDGSQVGSDAASFSNNNPNTSEANALGGMSQGLVWGTTVSLEDSFAAFKEFLRNFTKKYRMWADGATEADTMGNPEADSKPYWEALENMLLLGSNRLYLDLRDLKAYPRTLKLWHQAQAYPTEIVPVMDQCVHDFMIDLARAEMASQRQASLAGGNMPNPSQSSDLNFPSSDRGEEPSTPRPTQGQQMTLEDQVSAETYVVRPFGIEKNTNLRDLNPSDMDKLVCIKGLVIRTTPVIPDMKDAFFKCSVCGHSVTVELDRGKIREPTECPRNRCKSKNSMQIIHNRCTFTDKQVIKLQETPDDTPAGQTPHSVSICAYNELVDFCKAGDRVEITGIYKVTPVRVNPRMRTVKSVHKTYVDIVHVQKVDKKRMGNDPSVLDLAEEEEAHISGQSLDEIKKISPEDEAKIRETAARADIYELLSRSLAPSIYEMEDVKKGILLQLFGGTNKTFEKGASPRYRGDINVLLCGDPSTSKSQLLGYVHRIAPRGVYTSGKGSSAVGLTAYVTRDPETRQLVLESGALVLSDGGVCCIDEFDKMNESTRSVLHEVMEQQTVSVAKAGIITTLNARTSILASANPIGSRYNPDLSVPQNIDLPPTLLSRFDLVYLILDRADEKQDQRLAKHLLSMYLEDKPDSAHSNNDILPIEFLTSYISYARQKVNPQISNEAAKELVDSYVEMRKLGQDVRAAEKRITATTRQLESMIRLSEAHARMRLSETVTQNDVKEAVRLIKSALKTAATDAQGRIDMSLLTEGTSAADRRKKAEIKDAIVRLLDELTAGGQSVKFAEVARKLSDGASVPVESADFAEAMRTLEMEGAIMVSGEGARKSVRRVTAQV from the exons ATGTCTTCACCATCGAAGCGGTCAACGCGCAGCACCAGGAGTTCCCAGGCTGCTCAGAGCAGCCCCGCTGCTGAGAACTCGAGAACTCCCCGCCAGACTCGGACCTCAGCATTGGCCTCAAGTCCTATGGTATACgattcctcctctcccaacaATGCGCCCTCGTCGCCTCTCCGCCAGATGAGCAACACTCAGAGCACCGCCGGAAACAATGCCGCCAGCTCGCCCTTGCGCCAGCAGACCGAGACGCAAAGCACTGGTGATCGCACACCTCGCGCAAGCGGTCGTGGTCTCTTGGTTGGAG ACTCGTCCCCTATCCGCTATGATGAATCCAGCCCAGGgcccaacctcacccagcAGTCGGACCTTCGCAGTGAAAGCAGTGCGCTCTTCGTAAACGAGCGCACAAGACCTTCCCGATCTCACCGTGGGGATATCAACCCAGATGTCATTCGCACACCACGCATGCCACGCCGAATTATCTTGGATGACGCAGGCCGAGTCGTTCGTGATGGCTCTCAAGTCGGGTCCGACGCcgcttccttctccaacaacaaccccaacacaTCTGAGGCAAATGCCCTTGGTGGCATGAGTCAGGGTCTCGTATGGGGTACCACCGTCTCACTTGAAGACTCCTTCGCGGCCTTCAAGGAGTTTCTCCGAAACTTCACCAAAAAGTATCGCATGTGGGCGGATGGCGCAACCGAGGCTGACACCATGGGGAACCCCGAGGCGGATTCCAAGCCATATTGGGAGGCTTTGGAGAacatgttgttgctgggcaGCAACAGGTTGTACCTTGATCTTCGTGATCTCAAGGCGTACCCGCGAACGCTGAAGCTATGGCATCAAGCCCAGGCCTACCCCACCGAAATTGTTCCAGTCATGGATCAATGCGTGCACGACTTCATGATTGATCTTGCGCGCGCTGAGATGGCTAGTCAAAGACAGGCCTCTCTTGCTGGTGGAAATATGCCCAACCCTTCTCAGAGCTCTGATCTGAACTTCCCCAGTTCTGATCGTGGGGAGGAGCCATCAACTCCCAGGCCTACCCAGGGACAGCAGATGACCCTTGAAGACCAGGTCTCCGCGGAGACGTATGTTGTGCGCCCATTCGGTATCGAGAAGAATACCAATCTGAGAGATCTCAACCCTTCAGATATGGACAAACTTGTCTGCATCAAGGGTCTAGTGATCCGTACCACGCCTGTGATTCCCGACATGAAGGACGCTTTCTTCAAGTGCAGTGTTTGCGGACACTCCGTCACCGTTGAGTTGGACCGTGGCAAAATTCGTGAGCCGACTGAGTGTCCTCGCAATCGTTGCAAGTCCAAGAACTCAATGCAGATTATCCACAATCGCTGCACATTCACGGATAAGCAAGTAATCAAGCTGCAGGAGACGCCTGATGACACGCCTGCTGGCCAGACGCCTCATTCCGTTTCCATCTGCGCTTACAACGAGCTGGTTGACTTTTGCAAGGCTGGTGACCGTGTAGAGATTACGGGTATCTACAAGGTTACTCCTGTGCGTGTCAACCCTCGTATGCGGACGGTCAAGAGTGTGCACAAGACGTATGTGGACATTGTCCATGTCCAGAAGGTCGACAAGAAGAGAATGGGCAATGACCCTTCTGTTCTTGACttggctgaggaggaagaggcccATATCAGCGGCCAGAGTCTTGATGAGATCAAAAAGATCTCGCCAGAGGATGAGGCCAAGATCAGGGAGACTGCTGCTCGTGCCGACATCTACGAGCTTTTGTCCCGGTCTCTCGCTCCATCAATCTACGAAATGGAGGATGTCAAGAAGGgtatcctcctccagctgtTTGGTGGTACCAACAAAACCTTTGAAAAGGGCGCCAGTCCCCGCTACCGTGGCGATATCAACGTCCTGTTGTGTGGTGACCCTTCAACGTCCAAGTCTCAGCTTTTGGGTTACGTCCACCGCATCGCCCCCCGCGGTGTGTACACCAGCGGCAAGGGTTCCTCTGCGGTCGGTCTTACAGCCTATGTCACCCGCGACCCAGAGACCAGACAGCTGGTTCTCGAGTCCGGCGCCTTGGTCTTGTCCGACGGTGGTGTGTGCTGCATTGACGAGTTTGACAAGATGAACGAGTCCACTCGCTCTGTTCTCCACGAAGTGATGGAACAGCAGACCGTCTCTGTCGCCAAGGCaggcatcatcaccaccctcaacgcCAGGACTTCCATCCTAGCCTCTGCCAACCCGATCGGCAGTCGTTACAACCCTGACCTCTCCGTCCCGCAAAACATTGATCTTCCCCCTACCCTACTCTCCCGTTTCGATCTGGTCTATCTCATCCTCGATCGAGCTGACGAGAAGCAAGATCAGCGCTTGGCTAAGCATTTGCTGTCCATGTATCTCGAGGACAAGCCTGACTCGGCCCACTCGAACAATGATATCCTG CCAATCGAATTCCTCACCTCTTACATCTCCTACGCCCGCCAAAAAGTCAACCCCCAGATCTCCAACGAAGCCGCCAAGGAGCTCGTCGACTCGTACGTCGAGATGCGCAAGCTCGGCCAGGACGTCCGCGCCGCAGAGAAGCGCATCACGGCCACCACCCGTCAGCTCGAGAGCATGATTCGTCTCTCTGAGGCTCACGCTCGCATGCGTCTCTCCGAGACGGTCACTCAAAATGACGTAAAGGAGGCCGTGAGGCTGATCAAATCCGCCCTCAAGACGGCGGCGACGGATGCGCAGGGCAGAATCGACATGAGTCTCCTCACTGAAGGCACGTCGGCGGCGGACAGAaggaagaaggccgagatcAAGGACGCCATTGTCAGACTGTTGGATGAGCTGACTGCCGGCGGGCAATCAGTCAAGTTCGCCGAAGTAGCCAGGAAGTTATCAGATGGTGCCAGCGTGCCGGTGGAGTCGGCCGATTTTGCCGAGGCGATGAGGACGCTAGAGATGGAGGGTGCCATCATGGTCAGTGGAGAGGGTGCGAGAAAGAGTGTAAGAAGGGTCACGGCTCAAGTGTAA
- the OST1 gene encoding dolichyl-diphosphooligosaccharide--protein glycosyltransferase subunit 1 (BUSCO:EOG092628A0; EggNog:ENOG503NXCK; COG:G) codes for MSDSLGSPGSCGSQPAKRTGVFQQRKLFGDSCLAEGHGDAQEGLLRVQQTSAVFSAFLSLLSLASAASSDKGTSKSTLPSTFKPPQVFKNANLVHVVSVEKNYVKENINVVVENIDKKPQNEYYLPFTADQISRLGGVEVKDRKDTSAGPFVAENVEFDPESDTQYLRIRLPKPLTPGAQQTLGISYYILKAYSPLPAAIKQEEAQFLTYTFSAYVPSVYTTSKQKTEVKFLSANIPDYTKLPGSGDIKEFPQKQGTKLTYGPFDEKPAGAYEPIRVRFEFNRPVTHVARLERDIEVSHWGGNVAFEERYTLYHRGANLSSLFNRVKWQQSQYYQQGNSHALKELKFPLRVGSVDPYYTDVIGNVSTSRFRSNKREASLEIKPRYPVFGGWKYPFTIGWNSDAKNFLRKTAAGGFVLNVPFLEGPKQNEGVEYEQVEVRVILPEGAENVKYVTSIPTQSITSADVEIHKTFLDTIGRTALVIKARNLVDDFRDRELVVSYDYPLSASLRKPFIVFSSAIAFFVAVWLVGNIELKFASSGHVAAKK; via the exons ATGTCGGATTCTCTTGGCAGTCCGGGAAGCTGTGGGTCCCAGCCGGCAAAACGGACAGGGGTGTTTCAGCAACGTAAGCTTTTCGGAGACAGCTGTTTGGCAGAAGGCCACGGTGATGCTCAGGAGGGTCTCTTGAGGGTCCAACAA ACATCAGCCGTCTTCTCTGCCTTTCTCTCGCTGCTGTCGCTAGCTTCGGCCGCCAGCTCCGACAAGGGCACCTCCAAATCAACACTCCCGTCTACCTTCAAGCCCCCACAGGTCTTCAAGAACGCCAACCTCGTCCACGTTGTTTCCGTCGAGAAGAACTACGTCAAGGAGAACATCAATGTCGTCGTAGAAAATATCGACAAGAAGCCACAGAATGAATACTACCTCCCCTTCACGGCCGATCAGATCTCGCGCCTCGGTGGCGTCGAGGTAAAGGATCGCAAGGACACCAGCGCCGGGCCATTCGTCGCCGAGAACGTCGAGTTCGACCCCGAAAGTGACACCCAGTACCTCCGCATCCGACTTCCCAAGCCCCTCACCCCCGGCGCACAGCAGACACTCGGCATCAGCTACTACATCCTCAAGGCGTACTCGCCCCTTCCCGCCGCCatcaagcaggaggaggccCAATTCCTTACCTACACCTTCTCCGCCTACGTTCCCTCGGTGTACACCACCTCGAAGCAAAAGACGGAAGTCAAGttcctctccgccaacaTCCCCGACTACACCAAGCTCCCAGGCAGCGGCGACATCAAGGAGTTCCCCCAAAAGCAGGGCACCAAGCTCACCTATGGGCCCTTTGACGAGAAGCCCGCCGGTGCGTACGAGCCCATCCGCGTCCGTTTCGAGTTCAACAGGCCAGTCACTCACGTTGCCCGTCTGGAGCGGGACATTGAGGTCAGCCATTGGGGTGGAAATGTTGCTTTTGAGGAGCGCTATACTCTCTACCACCGTGGGGCCAACCTTTCATCGCTGTTCAACAGGGTCAAGTGGCAGCAGTCGCAGTACTACCAGCAGGGCAATTCCCATGCGCTGAAGGAGCTCAAGTTCCCTCTTCGTGTTGGGAGTGTTGACCCTTACTACACTGACGTCATTGGCAATGTGTCGACCTCGAGATTCAGAAGCAATAAGCGGGAGGCGTCGCTTGAGATCAAGCCTCGTTACCCTGTCTTTGGCGGCTGGAAGTACCCCTTTACCATTGGGTGGAACTCGGATGCGAAGAACTTTTTGAGGAAGACGGCAGCCGGGGGGTTCGTACTGAACGTGCCTTTTCTTGAGGGGCCCAAGCAGAATGAGGGTGTGGAGTATGAGCAGGTCGAGGTCAGGGTTATTTTGCCTGAGGGTGCTGA AAACGTCAAGTATGTCACCTCGATCCCAACCCAATCCATCACCTCGGCCGACGTCGAGATCCACAAGACCTTTTTGGACACGATTGGGCGGACGGCGCTGGTGATCAAGGCGAGGAATCTGGTGGATGACTTTAGGGACCGGGAGCTGGTCGTGTCGTACGACTACCCTCTCTCGGCCAGCCTGCGCAAGCCGTTTATTGTCTTTAGTAGTGCTATTGCCTTTTTTGTGGCtgtgtggttggtggggaaTATTGAGTTGAAGTTTGCGTCGAGTGGCCATGTTGCTGCTAAGAAAtag
- the RET3 gene encoding Golgi-to-ER vesicle coat component (COG:U; BUSCO:EOG09264OBA; EggNog:ENOG503P183) — protein MAPGMSLYSVNAILILSSEDGSRIFSKWYNPPHQAANQQPSSTAAPASAQNPFADKTAQVRFEKALLQKTAKQTGDILLFDNRIVLYKMEADVAIYVVGGVEENEILLYNVLLALRDALHLLFKQSVDKRTIIENYDLVSLAIDEIVDEGVVLETDPTIIVQRCSKAPNQDTNLGRIDPFTEQGMNNLAQIGKSKILEWMR, from the exons ATGGCCCCAGGAATGTCGCTGTACAGCGTCAACGCTATCC TAATCCTCTCCAGCGAAGACGGCTCCCGCATCTTCTCCAAATGGTacaaccctccccaccaagccGCCAACCAGCAGCCCTCCAGcaccgccgcccccgccTCCGCCCAGAACCCCTTCGCCGACAAGACGGCCCAAGTCCGCTTCGAGAAggccctcctccaaaagaCGGCCAAGCAAACAGGAGACATCCTTCTATTCGACAACCGGATCGTACTTTATAAGATGGAGGCTG ACGTGGCAATCTACGTCGTCGGCGGCGTCGAAGAAAACGAAATCCTCCTCTACaacgtcctcctcgccctccgcgacgcccttcacctcctcttcaagcAGTCGGTCGACAAGCGCACCATCATCGAGAACTACGACCtcgtctccctcgccatcgatgagattgttgatgagggtgtGGTCTTGGAGACGGACCCGACTATCATCGTGCAGCGGTGCTCCAAGGCACCAAATCAAGACACCAACCTGGGGCGTATCGACCCCTTCACCGAGCAAGGCATGAACAACTTGGCGCAAATAGGCAAGTCCAAGATTTTGGAGTGGATGCGGTAG
- a CDS encoding hypothetical protein (EggNog:ENOG503Q41N), with protein MASSARKRPRQEPEDNRAECPFRIDVVNPDDKDSKRKSKKRKTEGEDEDATAKVNLQMSPFAPCGKFKKHETMDLYFKVSPPKKWTDMTRYNSFVLNGVKYFSEGFIYVANDSSIERQKAANDNKPMQIRKKSDDDWVARILEIRASDEHHVYARIYWMYWPDELPAGTLDGKKFVQGRQPYHGMNELVASNHMDIINVVSVTSQATVRQWFEENDEEIQHALYWRQAFDVRSYELSSVDLVCLCNTPANPDRKLLGCTVEACKKWMHEECIIEDALQSTYKRLGADKPHLPPEPIQKAESEIEGQRPLSPSDTGAAVSAQHSIDVKAEAEPAQNGSGNVDVKQTEEEDGPTAPEDAAPSSGRRSASAAAGTGTPSTKLVLKSASGRKSGKPKKKGEANGETSRPWEGLFEVTLNTEKNGPPVLEFRDLREGIVGGEKTWTEPVKCLLCATTVN; from the exons ATGGCTTCCTCCGCTCGCAAGAGGCCAAGACAGGAGCCCGAGGATAACCGGGCCGAGTGCCCATTCAGGATCGACGTCGTCAACCCAGATGACAAGGATAGCAAGAGAAAGTCAAAAAAGCGCAAgaccgagggcgaggatgaggatgccaCGGCCAAAGTCAACCTCCAGATGTCGCCCTTCGCGCCCTGCGGCAAGTTCAAGAAACATGAGACGATGGACTTGTACTTCAAGGTTAGCCCTCCGAAGAAGTGGACCGACATGACCAGGTACAACAGTTTTGTTC TCAATGGGGTGAAGTACTTTAGCGAGGGCTTCATCTATGTCGCCAATGATTCCAGTATCGAACGGCAAAAGGCTGCCAATGACAACAAGCCGATGCAAATCAGGAAGAAGTCGGATGACGACTGGGTGGCACGAATTCTCGAGATCCGCGCGAGCGACGAGCACCATGTCTACGCTCGTATTTACTGGATGTACTGGCCAGACGAGCTTCCTGCAGGCACTCTTGACGGGAAGAAGTTTGTTCAAGGGAGGCAGCCATACCATGGAATGAATGAGTTGGTCGCGTCGAATCACA TGGATATTATCAATGTGGTCAGTGTAACGTCTCAGGCGACGGTCAGGCAGTGGTTCGAGGAGAACGACGAGGAGATTCAACACGCGCTTTACTGGCGACAAGCTTTTGACGTCAGGAGCTACGAACTCTCG TCTGTTGATTTGGTTTGCCTATGCAATACCCCAGCGAATCCCGACAGGAAACTACTCGGGTGCACAGTGGAGGCGTGCAAGAAGTGGATGCACGAAGAGTGTATCATTGAAGACGCTCTCCAGTCGACATACAAGCGACTCGGTGCCGACAAGCCACACCTGCCCCCTGAGCCTATCCAGAAGGCCGAGAGCGAAATCGAAGGCCAGCGTCCGCTAAGCCCATCCGATACCGGCGCCGCCGTTTCTGCCCAACATTCGATCGACGTCAAGGCCGAAGCAGAGCCAGCACAGAATGGGAGCGGCAACGTGGACGTTAAGCAaacagaggaggaagatggtcCTACTGCTCCCGAGGATGCTGCACCCTCCTCAGGTCGTCGTTCAGCGAGCGCAGCCGCCGGCACAGGCACCCCCAGCACCAAGCTGGTTCTCAAATCAGCGTCGGGTCGGAAGAGTGGGAAgccgaaaaagaagggggaggcAAACGGAGAGACCTCACGGCCATGGGAGGGGCTCTTTGAAGTCACTCTCAACACAGAAAAGAACGGGCCCCCAGTGCTGGAGTTCAGAGACCTGAGGGAGGGCATCGTTGGTGGCGAAAAGACGTGGACTGAGCCCGTTAAGTGCCTCCTCTGTGCAACAACGGTTAACTAG
- the PAN5_2 gene encoding 2-dehydropantoate 2-reductase (Ketopantoate reductase) (KPA reductase) (KPR) (COG:E; EggNog:ENOG503NY0S) produces MKVMDKSMGNRDMIPVEIQEWLKANAVGTGDKAWAKELKRAMKYSKAKALKEKGVKLQASVLAKLISYLPRSGEPTGQPAWRNLDPNPSGEPTSSRTKLTFNNLRALVHDTHDITLSLGQSINCLVWHNQSAADRYANRINAWLDSLSAELASNHAVLAPGVGSSVGSQSGHGSSISHSVRFIGAHPASVDNSEQSAPSPFSINSGGSLTSSGARRLRADVEETNEKGAEWQDSVNESAMGGEYEYSPSEEWDHTPSSGWGQWGEPLENSRGYSTPSRQTDTRVALLKCA; encoded by the coding sequence ATGAAGGTGATGGATAAATCTATGGGGAATAGAGACATGATCCCGGTAGAAATACAAGAGTGGCTCAAAGCCAATGCTGTGGGCACCGGCGATAAAGCCTGGGCAAAGGAGCTAAAGAGGGCAATGAAATACAGCAAGGCAAAGGCATTAAAGGAGAAAGGCGTAAAGCTACAAGCCTCTGTTCTAGCAAAGCTCATCTCCTACCTGCCCCGATCAGGAGAACCTACTGGCCAACCCGCCTGGCGCAACCTCGATCCCAACCCATCAGGAGAgcccaccagcagcagaacAAAGCTCACGTTCAACAATCTCAGAGCCCTCGTACATGACACTCATGATATCACTCTTTCCCTTGGACAAAGTATTAATTGCCTTGTATGGCACAACCAATCCGCAGCAGACCGCTACGCAAACCGAATCAACGCCTGGCTCGACTCCCTCTCCGCAGAATTAGCCAGTAATCACGCTGTCCTTGCACCGGGGGTAGGGTCAAGCGTAGGATCCCAGTCAGGACATGGTTCCTCCATCTCTCATAGTGTCCGTTTTATCGGGGCCCATCCTGCCAGTGTCGATAACTCGGAACAGTCAGCCCCGTCCCCGTTCTCTATCAATTCTGGCGGTTCGTTGACGTCGTCTGGGGCACGCAGGTTGAGGGCAGATGTTGAGGAGACGAATGAGAAGGGAGCTGAATGGCAGGATAGTGTGAACGAGTCTGCCATGGGTGGTGAGTACGAGTACTCACCGTCGGAAGAGTGGGACCATACGCCTTCATCTGGCTGGGGGCAGTGGGGGGAACCGCTGGAGAATTCGAGGGGGTACAGCACTCCGAGCAGGCAGACGGATACGAGGGTCGCGCTATTGAAGTGTGCGTAG
- a CDS encoding hypothetical protein (EggNog:ENOG503PH97) produces the protein MCFGTPSSEKYYYHEEIVPARRPSSHSSHHHHHNSRSSSRHPPHHHHHHHHVSPRTSGSYLCPPTTRTTVIVPSPRASMTSYRGESRGRSHGERVVEIERSSSRVETTRRY, from the coding sequence aTGTGCTTCGGAACCCCTTCCTCAGAAAAATACTACTACCACGAGGAAATCGTCCCCGCCCGCCGGCCATCCTCTCActcctctcaccaccatcaccacaacagcaggagcagcagccgacaccccccccaccaccaccaccaccaccatcatgtcTCGCCTCGAACGAGCGGGTCCTATCTGTGTCcgccaacaacaagaacgaCAGTTATTGTTCCAAGTCCGAGGGCGAGCATGACGAGCTATAGGGGGGAGAGCAGAGGGCGGAGTCacggggagagggtggtggagattgAGAGGAGTAGTAGTCGGGTTGAGACTACTAGGAGGTATTGA